In Amyelois transitella isolate CPQ chromosome 27, ilAmyTran1.1, whole genome shotgun sequence, a single genomic region encodes these proteins:
- the LOC106130433 gene encoding dynamin-like 120 kDa protein, mitochondrial isoform X1: MSRILHNRMRSSLKKSVAWSCVDKRAVAFSIWTGRSLLLPKPIDICHVQRRRYGMLVARAVRGVLKIRYLLLGGAVGGGMTLNKKYTEWKDGLPDMGWVNDLLPDNEQWNRFTTTLISAKDKIGDQLQIGLPLTLSVHADPRLREAGLSRAAELREWLSQRYEDAVAAAAANNAAHIEAPQKIVNNLQSRPAPSPSRSSSEDSNTYEKRVHALQEEVLALQARYQRELQRLEQENRELRQQNMLLKQGRQPTARKMKRSLIDMYSAVLDELSGWEAGEADRLPRVVVVGDQSAGKTSVLEMVAQARIFPRGAGEMCTRAPVKVTLSEGPYHVAQFRDSAREFDLNKESDLADLRKEVELRMRNSVRGGRTVSADVIAMSVKGPGLHRMVLVDLPGVISTQTVDMASDTREAIKQMTKQYMDNPNAIILCIQDGSVDAERSNVTDLVSSCDPTGKRTIFVLTKVDLAEENLANPNRIRRILEGKLFPMKALGYYAVVTGRSRKDDSIQSIREYEERFFRSSKLFKDGLVTPSQVTTRNLSLAVAECFWRMVRASVEQQADAFKAMRFNLETEWKNTFPRQRELDRDELFERARAELLDQSAELSAVAAPAWELRLQAALWNTAAERIFQQIYLPAAASAHLDVDKFNTSVDIKLREWAESELPLQSIRAGREALREEFLELMSRGTESDPVYEPVKKEAVEEALRRHQWEERAQDVLRVLQLNALQDRCVSSRADWDAAVALMETALKEKLDDVNAELRNLTGPGFKDRWLYWQYTTEEQQRRAEVRNELEKLGSSRPNLTYDEVVAVRDNLRRKGLEVDNDYIRETWKPVYLRNFLQSAQTRARDCKKSFYLYSQQNGNGKECCEVVMFWRVQQTLKTTANALRQQIGNREAARLDRELREVLDEMASEPEMKKKLLSGRRVELAEELKRVRQVQEKLEEFIEALNKEK, translated from the exons ATGTCAAGAATACTACACAACCGTATGAG ATCGTCACTTAAAAAGTCAGTGGCATGGTCATGTGTGGACAAAAGAGCTGTCGCTTTCTCCATATGGACGGGTCGCAGCCTGCTCCTGCCGAAGCCCATAGACATATGTCATGTACAGAGGCGACGGTATGGCATGCTCGTCGCCAGGGCAGTGAGAGGAGTGTTGAAGATAAGATATCTATTGTTGGGTGGAGCAGTTGGAGGAGGAATGACCTTGAATAAG AAATATACGGAATGGAAAGATGGCCTGCCCGATATGGGCTGGGTGAACGATCTGCTCCCAGATAATGAACAGTGGAATCGGTTCACCACCACATTAATCTCAGCTAAAGACAAAATTGGTGACCAGTTACAAATTG GTCTCCCACTGACGCTGTCGGTGCACGCAGATCCTCGTCTGCGCGAGGCCGGGTTGTCGCGCGCGGCGGAACTGCGCGAGTGGCTCTCGCAGCGGTACGAAGACGCCGTCGCCGCAGCCGCCGCTAACAACGCCGCTCATATTG AAGCGCCACAGAAGATTGTCAACAACCTGCAGAGCAGACCAGCTCCGTCCCCCAGCCGATCTAGCAGTGAAGATTCTAACACTTATG AAAAACGCGTGCACGCCTTACAAGAGGAAGTGCTGGCGCTCCAAGCCCGCTATCAGAGGGAACTGCAGCGTTTGGAGCAAGAGAATCGGGAACTGAGACAACAGAACATGCTCCTCAAGCAGGGCAGGCAGCCTACCGCTAGGAAAATGAAG CGCTCGCTCATAGACATGTACTCGGCGGTGCTGGACGAGCTGTCGGGCTGGGAGGCGGGCGAGGCGGACCGCCTGCCGCGCGTCGTGGTGGTGGGCGACCAGTCCGCCGGCAAGACGTCCGTGCTCGAGATGGTCGCCCAGGCCAGGATCTTCCCCCGCGGCGCGGGCGAGATGTGCACCCG ggCCCCGGTCAAAGTGACGCTGTCCGAAGGTCCGTACCACGTAGCTCAGTTCAGAGACTCCGCTAGGGAGTTCGATCTGAACAAGGAATCTGATTTGGCTGATCTGAGGAA GGAAGTGGAGCTGCGCATGCGCAACAGCGTGCGCGGCGGGCGCACCGTGTCCGCGGACGTGATCGCCATGTCCGTGAAGGGCCCCGGGCTGCACCGCATGGTGCTGGTGGACCTGCCCGGCGTCATCTCG ACTCAAACAGTGGACATGGCATCGGACACGCGCGAGGCCATCAAACAGATGACCAAACAATACATGGACAATCCGAACGCTATCATTTTGTGTATACAG GACGGTTCAGTAGACGCCGAGCGAAGCAACGTGACAGACTTAGTGTCGTCCTGCGATCCGACTGGCAAACGCACTATATTCGTGTTAACCAAAGTGGATTTAGCAGAGGAGAACCTCGCCAATCCTAACAGG attcgTCGCATACTCGAAGGGAAACTGTTCCCGATGAAGGCCCTCGGCTACTACGCGGTAGTGACAGGCCGCAGCCGGAAAGACGACTCCATTCAAAGCATTAGAGAGTACGAAGAGAGGTTCTTCCGGTCCTCCAAGCTCTTCAA GGACGGCCTAGTGACGCCATCTCAGGTGACAACCAGGAACTTGTCATTGGCCGTCGCTGAATGCTTCTGGAGGATGGTGAGGGCCTCGGTGGAACAGCAAGCAGACGCGTTCAAAGCTATGAGGTTCAATCTCGAGACGGAATGGAAGAACACTTTCCCGAG acAACGCGAACTAGATCGAGACGAATTATTCGAGCGAGCGCGCGCCGAGTTGCTCGACCAGTCGGCCGAGCTGTCCGCCGTCGCGGCGCCGGCCTGGGAGCTGAGGCTGCAGGCAGCTTTGTGGAACACGGCTGCTGAACGGATCTTCCAACAGATTTATTTGCCGGCCGCTGCCAGTGCTCATTTAGACGTCG ACAAATTCAACACATCAGTTGACATCAAACTGCGCGAGTGGGCGGAGTCCGAGCTGCCTTTGCAGTCCATCCGCGCGGGCAGGGAGGCGCTGAGGGAGGAGTTCCTGGAGCTTATGTCCCGGGGGACAGAGTCGGATCCCGTGTACGAGCCCGTGAAGAAGGAAGCTGTCGAAGAGGCTCTGAGGAGGCACCAGTGGGAGGAAAGGGCTCAAGAT GTACTCCGCGTGCTGCAACTGAACGCGCTTCAGGACCGTTGTGTATCGTCGCGGGCGGACTGGGACGCGGCCGTGGCCCTCATGGAGACAGCTTTGAAGGAGAAGCTGGACGACGTAAATGCCGAGCTAAGGAATCTCACTG gtcccgggttcaaagaCCGCTGGCTGTACTGGCAATACACCACGGAAGAGCAACAGAGACGCGCCGAAGTCAGGAACGAACTGGAGAAACTCGGCTCATCCAGACCCAATCTTACTTACGACGAAGTTGTGGCTGTGAGGGACAATCTGAGGAGGAAGGGATTGGAAGTGGATAACGATTATATTAGGGAGACTTGGAAACCTGTTTATTTGAG AAATTTCCTACAGAGTGCGCAAACTCGAGCGAGGGATTGCAAGAAGAGTTTCTACTTATACAGCCAACAAAATGGCAATGGG AAAGAGTGTTGCGAAGTGGTGATGTTCTGGCGAGTGCAGCAAACGCTGAAGACGACCGCCAACGCGCTCCGACAGCAAATCGGGAACCGCGAGGCGGCGCGGCTGGACCGGGAACTGAGGGAGGTTCTCGATGAG ATGGCCTCGGAACCAGAAATGAAGAAGAAATTGTTATCTGGTAGAAGAGTGGAATTGGCGGAAGAATTAA aACGCGTTAGACAAGTGCAAGAGAAATTGGAAGAATTCATAGAGGCGCTTAACAAAGAGAAATAg
- the LOC106130433 gene encoding dynamin-like 120 kDa protein, mitochondrial isoform X2 — protein sequence MSRILHNRMRSSLKKSVAWSCVDKRAVAFSIWTGRSLLLPKPIDICHVQRRRYGMLVARAVRGVLKIRYLLLGGAVGGGMTLNKKYTEWKDGLPDMGWVNDLLPDNEQWNRFTTTLISAKDKIGDQLQIDPRLREAGLSRAAELREWLSQRYEDAVAAAAANNAAHIEAPQKIVNNLQSRPAPSPSRSSSEDSNTYEKRVHALQEEVLALQARYQRELQRLEQENRELRQQNMLLKQGRQPTARKMKRSLIDMYSAVLDELSGWEAGEADRLPRVVVVGDQSAGKTSVLEMVAQARIFPRGAGEMCTRAPVKVTLSEGPYHVAQFRDSAREFDLNKESDLADLRKEVELRMRNSVRGGRTVSADVIAMSVKGPGLHRMVLVDLPGVISTQTVDMASDTREAIKQMTKQYMDNPNAIILCIQDGSVDAERSNVTDLVSSCDPTGKRTIFVLTKVDLAEENLANPNRIRRILEGKLFPMKALGYYAVVTGRSRKDDSIQSIREYEERFFRSSKLFKDGLVTPSQVTTRNLSLAVAECFWRMVRASVEQQADAFKAMRFNLETEWKNTFPRQRELDRDELFERARAELLDQSAELSAVAAPAWELRLQAALWNTAAERIFQQIYLPAAASAHLDVDKFNTSVDIKLREWAESELPLQSIRAGREALREEFLELMSRGTESDPVYEPVKKEAVEEALRRHQWEERAQDVLRVLQLNALQDRCVSSRADWDAAVALMETALKEKLDDVNAELRNLTGPGFKDRWLYWQYTTEEQQRRAEVRNELEKLGSSRPNLTYDEVVAVRDNLRRKGLEVDNDYIRETWKPVYLRNFLQSAQTRARDCKKSFYLYSQQNGNGKECCEVVMFWRVQQTLKTTANALRQQIGNREAARLDRELREVLDEMASEPEMKKKLLSGRRVELAEELKRVRQVQEKLEEFIEALNKEK from the exons ATGTCAAGAATACTACACAACCGTATGAG ATCGTCACTTAAAAAGTCAGTGGCATGGTCATGTGTGGACAAAAGAGCTGTCGCTTTCTCCATATGGACGGGTCGCAGCCTGCTCCTGCCGAAGCCCATAGACATATGTCATGTACAGAGGCGACGGTATGGCATGCTCGTCGCCAGGGCAGTGAGAGGAGTGTTGAAGATAAGATATCTATTGTTGGGTGGAGCAGTTGGAGGAGGAATGACCTTGAATAAG AAATATACGGAATGGAAAGATGGCCTGCCCGATATGGGCTGGGTGAACGATCTGCTCCCAGATAATGAACAGTGGAATCGGTTCACCACCACATTAATCTCAGCTAAAGACAAAATTGGTGACCAGTTACAAATTG ATCCTCGTCTGCGCGAGGCCGGGTTGTCGCGCGCGGCGGAACTGCGCGAGTGGCTCTCGCAGCGGTACGAAGACGCCGTCGCCGCAGCCGCCGCTAACAACGCCGCTCATATTG AAGCGCCACAGAAGATTGTCAACAACCTGCAGAGCAGACCAGCTCCGTCCCCCAGCCGATCTAGCAGTGAAGATTCTAACACTTATG AAAAACGCGTGCACGCCTTACAAGAGGAAGTGCTGGCGCTCCAAGCCCGCTATCAGAGGGAACTGCAGCGTTTGGAGCAAGAGAATCGGGAACTGAGACAACAGAACATGCTCCTCAAGCAGGGCAGGCAGCCTACCGCTAGGAAAATGAAG CGCTCGCTCATAGACATGTACTCGGCGGTGCTGGACGAGCTGTCGGGCTGGGAGGCGGGCGAGGCGGACCGCCTGCCGCGCGTCGTGGTGGTGGGCGACCAGTCCGCCGGCAAGACGTCCGTGCTCGAGATGGTCGCCCAGGCCAGGATCTTCCCCCGCGGCGCGGGCGAGATGTGCACCCG ggCCCCGGTCAAAGTGACGCTGTCCGAAGGTCCGTACCACGTAGCTCAGTTCAGAGACTCCGCTAGGGAGTTCGATCTGAACAAGGAATCTGATTTGGCTGATCTGAGGAA GGAAGTGGAGCTGCGCATGCGCAACAGCGTGCGCGGCGGGCGCACCGTGTCCGCGGACGTGATCGCCATGTCCGTGAAGGGCCCCGGGCTGCACCGCATGGTGCTGGTGGACCTGCCCGGCGTCATCTCG ACTCAAACAGTGGACATGGCATCGGACACGCGCGAGGCCATCAAACAGATGACCAAACAATACATGGACAATCCGAACGCTATCATTTTGTGTATACAG GACGGTTCAGTAGACGCCGAGCGAAGCAACGTGACAGACTTAGTGTCGTCCTGCGATCCGACTGGCAAACGCACTATATTCGTGTTAACCAAAGTGGATTTAGCAGAGGAGAACCTCGCCAATCCTAACAGG attcgTCGCATACTCGAAGGGAAACTGTTCCCGATGAAGGCCCTCGGCTACTACGCGGTAGTGACAGGCCGCAGCCGGAAAGACGACTCCATTCAAAGCATTAGAGAGTACGAAGAGAGGTTCTTCCGGTCCTCCAAGCTCTTCAA GGACGGCCTAGTGACGCCATCTCAGGTGACAACCAGGAACTTGTCATTGGCCGTCGCTGAATGCTTCTGGAGGATGGTGAGGGCCTCGGTGGAACAGCAAGCAGACGCGTTCAAAGCTATGAGGTTCAATCTCGAGACGGAATGGAAGAACACTTTCCCGAG acAACGCGAACTAGATCGAGACGAATTATTCGAGCGAGCGCGCGCCGAGTTGCTCGACCAGTCGGCCGAGCTGTCCGCCGTCGCGGCGCCGGCCTGGGAGCTGAGGCTGCAGGCAGCTTTGTGGAACACGGCTGCTGAACGGATCTTCCAACAGATTTATTTGCCGGCCGCTGCCAGTGCTCATTTAGACGTCG ACAAATTCAACACATCAGTTGACATCAAACTGCGCGAGTGGGCGGAGTCCGAGCTGCCTTTGCAGTCCATCCGCGCGGGCAGGGAGGCGCTGAGGGAGGAGTTCCTGGAGCTTATGTCCCGGGGGACAGAGTCGGATCCCGTGTACGAGCCCGTGAAGAAGGAAGCTGTCGAAGAGGCTCTGAGGAGGCACCAGTGGGAGGAAAGGGCTCAAGAT GTACTCCGCGTGCTGCAACTGAACGCGCTTCAGGACCGTTGTGTATCGTCGCGGGCGGACTGGGACGCGGCCGTGGCCCTCATGGAGACAGCTTTGAAGGAGAAGCTGGACGACGTAAATGCCGAGCTAAGGAATCTCACTG gtcccgggttcaaagaCCGCTGGCTGTACTGGCAATACACCACGGAAGAGCAACAGAGACGCGCCGAAGTCAGGAACGAACTGGAGAAACTCGGCTCATCCAGACCCAATCTTACTTACGACGAAGTTGTGGCTGTGAGGGACAATCTGAGGAGGAAGGGATTGGAAGTGGATAACGATTATATTAGGGAGACTTGGAAACCTGTTTATTTGAG AAATTTCCTACAGAGTGCGCAAACTCGAGCGAGGGATTGCAAGAAGAGTTTCTACTTATACAGCCAACAAAATGGCAATGGG AAAGAGTGTTGCGAAGTGGTGATGTTCTGGCGAGTGCAGCAAACGCTGAAGACGACCGCCAACGCGCTCCGACAGCAAATCGGGAACCGCGAGGCGGCGCGGCTGGACCGGGAACTGAGGGAGGTTCTCGATGAG ATGGCCTCGGAACCAGAAATGAAGAAGAAATTGTTATCTGGTAGAAGAGTGGAATTGGCGGAAGAATTAA aACGCGTTAGACAAGTGCAAGAGAAATTGGAAGAATTCATAGAGGCGCTTAACAAAGAGAAATAg